In Bacillus sp. SB49, a single window of DNA contains:
- a CDS encoding AraC family ligand binding domain-containing protein, with translation MKEERTVHYDADLQIEAYRFEGIMQKFPNHFHDYYVIGFIESGQRRLSCKNKEYVIGTGDLIFFNPLDNHACESVDNETLDYRCLNIESDVMRKVAEEITGRDYLPSFTSPVSYGSRHAKLLHTLHQMIMDEIEDFEKEETFYFLLQQLIEDYTTTREHTDNKATKQEIQQVCSYLETHYAEPVNLEDLARIAGMNKYSLLRSFTRTLGITPYRYLQTVRISEAKKRLEQGAKPLDAAMETGFIDQSHFSNFFKEFIGLTPGQYRDIFLHDQ, from the coding sequence ATGAAAGAAGAAAGAACGGTCCATTATGATGCGGATCTTCAGATAGAAGCATACCGCTTTGAAGGGATCATGCAGAAATTCCCGAATCACTTCCACGACTATTACGTGATCGGGTTCATCGAAAGCGGGCAGAGACGATTGTCCTGTAAGAACAAAGAGTATGTCATCGGTACGGGCGACCTGATCTTTTTCAATCCGCTGGATAATCACGCCTGTGAGTCCGTAGACAACGAAACGCTCGATTACCGTTGTCTGAACATCGAGTCTGACGTCATGCGCAAGGTGGCAGAAGAGATAACAGGCAGGGACTACCTCCCTTCCTTCACGTCGCCTGTATCTTATGGCAGCCGCCATGCCAAGCTGCTTCATACCCTTCATCAGATGATCATGGATGAAATCGAGGATTTTGAAAAAGAAGAAACGTTTTATTTCCTTCTTCAGCAGCTGATCGAAGATTATACGACCACCCGGGAGCATACGGACAATAAAGCGACGAAGCAGGAGATCCAACAGGTCTGCAGCTACTTGGAGACTCACTACGCAGAGCCGGTGAATCTGGAGGACCTGGCCCGGATCGCCGGCATGAATAAATACTCGCTCCTGCGCTCGTTTACCCGCACCCTTGGGATCACGCCGTACCGTTATTTACAGACGGTACGAATCAGCGAAGCGAAGAAACGTCTGGAACAGGGCGCCAAACCACTCGATGCCGCCATGGAGACAGGCTTTATCGACCAAAGTCATTTCAGCAACTTCTTCAAGGAGTTTATCGGACTGACGCCCGGCCAGTATCGGGATATTTTTCTCCATGACCAATGA
- a CDS encoding proline dehydrogenase family protein, which produces MHTEAIRFSKSLKSIARDQHVKAYIQNSKELYPLLVKGAQRFVAGETRPEGIARVKQTFQAGHEASIEFIGENTTSEEACKSAVQEFSELIKDLGSHDLQATVSFDLSHIGMMISDEMAFTHLERLAKEADKNDVQLMISMEESQKTDAILSLYKRAAASFSNVGITLQLQLKRSASDLEDLLQYPGRIRLVKGAYEEPEDIHIPRSEALNERYIEFAAACVERDHPLSIATHDENLLLALKSKRLLHQPNVEVEMLDGVRHDLLNALREEKIRTKVYTTYGTEWYLYVVHRIAEHPPNIYTFLSDIIDGGN; this is translated from the coding sequence ATGCACACAGAAGCGATCCGTTTCTCCAAAAGTCTCAAATCCATCGCCAGAGACCAGCATGTAAAAGCCTATATCCAGAACTCCAAAGAACTGTATCCTCTGCTTGTCAAAGGGGCGCAGCGCTTCGTAGCCGGAGAAACCCGCCCCGAAGGCATCGCACGCGTCAAACAGACCTTTCAGGCCGGGCATGAAGCGTCGATAGAATTCATCGGGGAGAATACGACCTCCGAAGAGGCATGTAAATCTGCTGTACAGGAATTCAGCGAACTGATCAAGGACCTTGGAAGCCATGACTTGCAAGCAACCGTATCCTTCGATCTTTCGCATATCGGAATGATGATTTCCGACGAGATGGCCTTCACTCATTTAGAAAGGTTAGCGAAAGAAGCCGACAAGAACGATGTCCAGCTCATGATCAGTATGGAGGAATCGCAGAAGACAGACGCCATCCTCTCCCTGTACAAAAGGGCGGCGGCATCCTTTTCCAATGTGGGCATCACCCTGCAGCTTCAATTGAAGCGTTCCGCGAGCGATTTAGAGGATCTTTTGCAATACCCCGGCAGAATCCGTTTGGTAAAAGGGGCGTACGAAGAGCCGGAAGACATCCATATTCCAAGATCCGAAGCGCTGAATGAGCGGTATATCGAATTTGCGGCTGCCTGCGTCGAGCGCGATCATCCGCTGTCGATCGCCACGCATGATGAGAATCTTCTCCTTGCCCTGAAATCGAAAAGGCTTCTCCATCAACCGAACGTGGAGGTCGAGATGCTGGATGGTGTCCGCCATGACTTGCTGAACGCGCTCCGAGAAGAGAAGATACGCACGAAAGTCTACACGACGTACGGTACGGAGTGGTACCTCTATGTCGTTCACCGGATAGCGGAGCACCCGCCGAATATTTACACATTCCTGTCGGATATTATTGATGGTGGTAACTGA
- a CDS encoding L-lactate dehydrogenase, with translation MTRENVNRVALIGAGSVGSSYAFAMLNQAIAEEFVIIDLNEDKAMGDAMDLNHGKVFAPNPTKTWYGTYADCKDADIVCICAGANQKPGETRLDLVKKNLAIFQSIVDDVMASGFDGIFLVATNPVDILTYATWKFSGLPQNRVIGSGTILDSGRFRYLLGEYFDVTPQNVHANIIGEHGDTELPVWSHATIGGVPVMEWVERDSRYHKEDLEEIFLNVRDAAYQIIEKKGATYYGIAMGLARITKAILNNENSILTVSAPLAGEYGLEDVYIGVPAVVNRTGIRNVVEINLNETEQKQLHHSAGVLKEILGEHFKAATRP, from the coding sequence ATGACAAGAGAAAACGTGAACCGGGTAGCTTTGATCGGAGCAGGATCAGTAGGAAGCAGTTACGCTTTTGCGATGCTGAACCAGGCGATTGCAGAGGAATTCGTGATCATTGATTTGAACGAAGACAAGGCGATGGGTGATGCGATGGATTTGAACCACGGCAAAGTGTTCGCCCCGAATCCGACGAAGACGTGGTACGGCACGTATGCGGATTGTAAGGATGCCGATATCGTCTGCATCTGTGCCGGAGCGAACCAGAAGCCCGGCGAGACGCGGCTCGATTTGGTGAAGAAGAATCTCGCTATCTTCCAATCTATCGTCGATGACGTGATGGCGAGCGGCTTTGACGGCATCTTCCTCGTTGCGACGAACCCGGTCGACATTCTTACGTATGCGACCTGGAAGTTCAGCGGCCTGCCGCAGAACCGCGTGATCGGCAGCGGAACGATCCTCGATTCCGGCCGATTCCGTTATCTCTTGGGCGAATATTTCGACGTCACTCCGCAGAACGTCCACGCCAACATCATCGGCGAGCACGGCGACACCGAGCTTCCGGTCTGGAGCCATGCGACGATCGGGGGCGTGCCTGTGATGGAGTGGGTCGAACGCGATTCCCGTTACCATAAAGAAGACTTGGAGGAGATTTTCCTCAACGTCCGTGACGCGGCGTACCAGATCATCGAGAAAAAAGGCGCGACCTACTACGGCATCGCGATGGGACTGGCGCGGATTACGAAAGCGATCCTGAACAACGAGAACAGCATCCTTACCGTCAGCGCACCGCTTGCCGGAGAATACGGCCTGGAGGACGTCTACATCGGTGTACCTGCCGTCGTGAACCGGACCGGCATCCGAAACGTCGTTGAAATAAACCTGAACGAAACCGAACAGAAACAGCTTCACCACAGCGCCGGCGTCCTGAAAGAAATCCTCGGCGAACATTTCAAGGCGGCAACGAGACCATAA
- a CDS encoding L-lactate permease: MWLQQYDPFGNTWVSALIAALPILFFFLGLTIFKMKGVLAAFLTLALSIILSVVFFDMPVSNAVASAIAGIAKGLWPIGYIVIMAVWLYKIAVDTGKFTIIRASIASISEDQRLQLLLIGFSFNAFLEGAAGFGVPIAISAALLVELGFRPLKAAALCLVANAASGAFGAIGIPVIVGAQMGNLETMELSRMLAYILPLISFAIPFLLVFLLSGFKGIKETLPALFVVSGLYTGVQLFTILFLGPELANILAALASMAGLALFLRKWQPKTIHREEGAPAVDAGTTYRIGDIIRAWSPFYILTAAITLWSLPAFQSLFEKGGPLAATTRSLEIPFLHEEILQAPPIVPETSALAAVFELDLLAATGTAILAAVLVTGWTSTTITLPEGMQALKRTIRELWLPVLTICFVMGFANVSNFAGLSSSIGLALAETGGFFPFVSPVLGWLGVFITGSVVSNNALFGNLQVVTAGQIMTDPGLLLAANTAGGVMAKLISPQSIAIATAAVKETGQESNLFRMTLKYSLALLAVVCVLTYALSLL, translated from the coding sequence ATGTGGTTACAACAGTACGATCCGTTCGGAAACACATGGGTGAGCGCGCTCATCGCCGCTCTCCCGATCCTTTTCTTCTTTCTCGGATTGACGATTTTCAAAATGAAAGGCGTGCTTGCGGCGTTTCTGACGCTTGCCCTCAGCATTATTCTGTCGGTCGTTTTCTTTGATATGCCCGTTTCCAACGCGGTCGCATCCGCCATTGCCGGCATAGCGAAGGGTTTGTGGCCGATCGGCTATATCGTCATCATGGCCGTCTGGCTGTATAAAATCGCCGTCGACACCGGGAAGTTCACCATCATCCGCGCAAGCATCGCGAGCATCTCGGAAGACCAGCGGCTCCAGCTCCTGTTGATCGGCTTCAGCTTCAATGCCTTTCTCGAAGGAGCCGCCGGATTCGGCGTACCGATTGCGATCAGTGCCGCCCTGCTCGTCGAGCTCGGTTTCCGTCCGCTGAAAGCAGCCGCGCTCTGTCTGGTCGCCAACGCCGCATCCGGTGCCTTCGGCGCCATCGGAATTCCCGTCATCGTCGGTGCCCAGATGGGGAACCTCGAGACGATGGAGCTGTCCCGGATGCTCGCTTACATATTGCCGTTGATTTCCTTTGCCATCCCGTTCCTGCTCGTTTTCCTTTTGAGCGGATTCAAGGGCATCAAGGAAACGCTGCCCGCCCTGTTCGTCGTGAGCGGCCTTTATACCGGCGTCCAGCTCTTCACGATCCTCTTCCTTGGGCCGGAGCTTGCGAACATTCTCGCCGCTCTCGCCAGCATGGCCGGACTTGCGTTGTTCTTGAGAAAATGGCAGCCGAAGACAATCCACCGCGAAGAAGGCGCTCCCGCCGTCGATGCCGGCACGACCTACCGGATCGGCGACATCATCCGGGCATGGTCCCCGTTCTACATTTTGACCGCGGCGATCACGCTCTGGAGCCTGCCTGCGTTCCAAAGCCTGTTTGAAAAAGGCGGACCGCTTGCTGCAACGACGCGGAGCCTCGAGATTCCTTTTCTTCACGAGGAAATTCTGCAAGCTCCACCGATCGTTCCGGAAACGAGCGCCCTTGCTGCCGTCTTCGAACTCGACCTGCTAGCTGCGACCGGAACGGCGATACTGGCCGCCGTCCTTGTCACCGGCTGGACGAGTACGACGATCACGCTCCCTGAAGGAATGCAGGCATTGAAACGGACGATCCGTGAACTGTGGCTTCCTGTACTGACGATCTGCTTCGTCATGGGATTCGCCAACGTCTCGAACTTCGCAGGACTGAGCTCCTCCATCGGGCTCGCCTTAGCGGAGACCGGCGGCTTCTTCCCGTTCGTGAGCCCCGTCCTCGGCTGGCTCGGCGTCTTCATCACCGGGTCCGTCGTCAGCAACAACGCCCTGTTCGGCAACCTCCAGGTCGTCACCGCCGGACAGATCATGACCGATCCCGGCCTCCTGCTTGCCGCGAATACCGCAGGCGGTGTCATGGCGAAGCTGATTTCTCCACAGTCGATCGCCATCGCGACCGCTGCCGTCAAAGAGACCGGTCAGGAATCCAACCTGTTCCGAATGACGCTGAAATACAGCCTTGCCCTGTTAGCCGTCGTCTGCGTCCTGACTTATGCACTATCGCTTTTATAA
- a CDS encoding GNAT family N-acetyltransferase: MLLETEKFECRSETERLVIRPLEEEDYGNWLDGFESRGASKHVHDPGRLDMRECTREWFCRLVEKHQELARTDTAFVFAVFRKADGAHLGMVDFSTLARDSFQWGRIGYTIHNQYWRNGYGGEAVKEALRIAFRRLDFHRIEAHINLDNAASVKLAESCGMEYECIRKGFLFENDAWTDHLVYYKNAESPV, from the coding sequence GTGCTGTTGGAAACAGAGAAGTTCGAGTGCAGGTCGGAAACGGAGCGTTTGGTCATCCGGCCGTTGGAGGAAGAGGATTACGGGAACTGGCTGGATGGGTTTGAGAGCCGGGGCGCATCGAAGCATGTCCATGACCCGGGGAGACTCGACATGCGCGAATGTACGAGGGAGTGGTTCTGCCGATTGGTAGAGAAACATCAGGAGCTGGCACGGACGGATACGGCGTTTGTTTTCGCTGTGTTCCGAAAAGCCGACGGTGCGCATCTTGGCATGGTCGATTTCTCTACGCTTGCAAGAGACTCCTTCCAATGGGGGCGGATCGGTTACACGATACATAATCAGTACTGGCGGAACGGCTACGGCGGGGAAGCGGTGAAGGAAGCGCTCCGGATCGCCTTCCGCCGGCTGGATTTCCACCGGATCGAAGCCCACATAAACCTGGACAATGCCGCATCTGTGAAGCTTGCCGAGAGCTGCGGCATGGAGTATGAGTGCATCCGCAAAGGGTTCCTCTTTGAAAACGATGCGTGGACGGATCACCTCGTCTACTATAAAAATGCCGAAAGTCCTGTGTAG
- a CDS encoding DUF3139 domain-containing protein, producing MKKMGAIVFSVLLIIGIGFGYVQYKKAGVEQRVVEYLTTEKHLKESDIVSSEPFMANLRGDKNWMVSVRLKDDEKTYYYYRSNGKVVMESYVEDGVEHAP from the coding sequence ATGAAAAAAATGGGTGCGATCGTGTTCAGTGTACTGCTTATCATAGGAATTGGGTTCGGATACGTCCAATACAAAAAGGCAGGCGTGGAACAGCGGGTCGTGGAGTATTTGACGACAGAGAAGCATCTGAAAGAGAGCGACATTGTTTCCAGTGAGCCGTTTATGGCGAATCTACGGGGCGATAAGAATTGGATGGTCAGTGTCCGCCTGAAGGATGATGAGAAAACCTATTATTATTACAGAAGTAATGGGAAAGTGGTGATGGAATCGTACGTAGAAGACGGCGTTGAACACGCGCCGTAA
- a CDS encoding LacI family DNA-binding transcriptional regulator, translating into MKPKIQDVAKEAGVSPTTVSRVLNNRGYISEETKGKVYAAMEKINYIPNDLARSLFTNRTNVIGLIVPTTENPFFGEIAAAIESACSKNGYKVLLCNSLNELEKEKNYWEMLRRHQVDGVIVGTYNRGLFREAEHPLPIVAIDHFLSPGIPVVGSDNYAGGKLATETLIEKGCRKIVHIHGPVTLETPANKRKQAYEDVIAAHGLSSYTFEIKEILDEAAKTKRIEEVFDQYPDADGVFASDDLVALTILNEARKRGILVPEELKVVGYDGTKLIRSVAPGLSTICQPVAAMAEKAVRMLQDQIENADFHAGETAYLDISFHEGMTT; encoded by the coding sequence TTGAAGCCGAAAATTCAAGATGTAGCCAAAGAAGCAGGTGTATCACCGACGACGGTATCACGAGTGCTGAACAACCGAGGATACATAAGTGAAGAAACAAAAGGAAAAGTATATGCAGCGATGGAGAAAATCAACTACATACCGAACGACCTGGCCCGTTCCCTCTTTACCAATCGGACGAACGTGATCGGCCTGATTGTACCCACCACGGAAAATCCTTTCTTCGGTGAAATCGCCGCTGCCATTGAAAGCGCTTGCTCTAAGAACGGTTACAAAGTGCTCCTCTGCAACAGCTTGAACGAACTGGAGAAGGAAAAGAATTATTGGGAAATGCTCCGCAGACACCAAGTGGACGGAGTCATTGTAGGCACATACAATCGCGGTCTGTTCCGGGAAGCGGAACATCCGCTTCCGATCGTCGCGATCGATCATTTCCTGTCCCCCGGCATTCCGGTCGTAGGCTCCGATAACTACGCTGGCGGAAAGCTTGCAACAGAAACCTTGATCGAGAAAGGATGCAGGAAGATCGTCCACATCCATGGACCGGTCACTTTGGAGACACCTGCCAACAAACGGAAACAGGCGTATGAAGATGTGATAGCTGCACATGGCCTGTCCTCGTACACGTTTGAAATTAAAGAGATTCTCGATGAAGCGGCGAAGACGAAGAGAATCGAGGAAGTTTTCGACCAGTATCCCGATGCAGATGGGGTTTTCGCGAGTGACGACTTGGTGGCTCTTACCATTCTTAACGAAGCACGTAAGCGAGGTATCCTTGTCCCTGAGGAGCTGAAAGTTGTCGGATATGATGGAACGAAGCTGATCCGGTCGGTAGCCCCCGGGTTGTCCACCATCTGCCAGCCTGTCGCGGCTATGGCTGAAAAGGCCGTCCGTATGCTCCAAGATCAAATAGAAAATGCCGATTTCCATGCAGGGGAAACTGCCTATTTAGATATCTCCTTCCACGAAGGTATGACGACATAA
- a CDS encoding MFS transporter, with amino-acid sequence MNVFRNVKYWYSSGFLFLFFITWSVWWSFYSIWLNQNLGLTGSQTGTIFSINSFASLTFMFLYGIIQDKIGTKKYILWFQSVLLMGTGPFLIYVYEPLLQTNFLMGAVLGGIFFGAGFIGGVAFLESYTEKISRKYHFEFGKTRMWGSIGYAAATLSAGILLSINPHLNFWAASVAGIGFFLLTWTFKVDEPEEDKEKASSLSVKDILSVLKLKKFWLLLVYLFGTACIYTVYDVQLFPVYFTEQFTDVATGQQVYGYLNSFQVFIESAMLFAAPFIVNKIGAKQALILAGFVMGSRIIGSGLADGPVSISLVKLLHAFELPIMLIAVFKYIALNFDARMSATIYLIGFKVSGEVGVIVFSNLIGRLLDATSFETTYFVLGTIVYGFTILSIFLLSKHRKKEENRSYRTTYQEAEGSA; translated from the coding sequence ATGAACGTGTTCCGCAACGTGAAATATTGGTATTCTTCCGGATTTTTGTTCTTGTTCTTCATCACTTGGTCGGTTTGGTGGTCGTTCTATTCCATATGGTTGAATCAGAATCTGGGACTCACTGGTTCACAAACGGGAACGATTTTCTCCATTAATTCATTCGCATCACTCACCTTCATGTTCCTATATGGGATCATCCAGGATAAAATCGGTACGAAGAAGTATATCCTCTGGTTTCAGAGTGTCTTGTTAATGGGGACGGGACCGTTTTTGATTTATGTGTACGAACCGTTACTGCAGACGAATTTCCTGATGGGGGCGGTTCTCGGAGGCATTTTCTTCGGAGCTGGATTCATCGGTGGTGTCGCATTTCTTGAATCGTATACGGAGAAGATCAGCCGGAAGTACCATTTCGAATTCGGAAAGACGCGTATGTGGGGTTCCATTGGTTACGCAGCGGCGACACTCAGTGCTGGAATCCTTCTCAGTATCAACCCTCATCTGAATTTCTGGGCAGCTTCGGTCGCAGGTATCGGATTTTTCCTACTTACATGGACGTTCAAAGTAGATGAGCCGGAGGAGGATAAAGAAAAGGCATCTTCGCTTTCTGTAAAGGATATTTTGTCTGTACTGAAGTTGAAGAAATTCTGGCTGCTGCTCGTCTATTTGTTCGGAACCGCCTGCATCTATACGGTGTATGACGTGCAGCTGTTTCCGGTCTATTTCACAGAACAGTTCACCGATGTCGCGACCGGTCAGCAGGTCTACGGATATTTAAATTCCTTCCAAGTGTTCATCGAATCGGCGATGTTGTTCGCTGCTCCCTTCATCGTCAATAAGATTGGAGCGAAACAGGCGCTGATTTTAGCAGGATTCGTCATGGGATCACGCATCATCGGATCAGGACTGGCCGACGGACCGGTTTCCATTTCACTTGTCAAGCTTCTGCATGCCTTCGAACTTCCGATCATGCTCATTGCTGTTTTCAAGTACATTGCCTTGAATTTCGATGCACGGATGTCTGCGACCATCTATTTGATCGGGTTCAAAGTCTCTGGAGAGGTCGGCGTCATCGTCTTTTCCAACCTCATCGGGCGTCTACTGGATGCGACATCCTTTGAAACGACTTATTTCGTTTTGGGAACCATCGTTTATGGGTTCACCATTCTATCTATCTTCCTTCTATCGAAACACCGGAAGAAAGAGGAGAATCGCTCTTATCGGACAACGTATCAGGAAGCGGAAGGATCGGCCTGA
- a CDS encoding YesL family protein has protein sequence MKILDSWAYKTLERIVDFVLLNLLWIVLCIPVVTVFPATTAMFSVQRRLIMEKEYQGVFRPFFRSFRENFKRSFLLSVLWAGLAIFLYWDFQLLSLHPSFLSTLLYVPFGLLLCVFLATTIYLFPVIVHIDSGMKHTIRNALMLMVSNFGPTMLLIGLTVVAGFIVYQVPATIFVLVSPYTYLVYKLAHHMFADIEVVEA, from the coding sequence TTGAAGATCTTGGACAGTTGGGCTTACAAAACGCTGGAGAGAATTGTTGACTTCGTGCTTTTGAATCTCTTGTGGATCGTGCTGTGTATTCCAGTCGTGACCGTGTTTCCGGCGACGACGGCCATGTTCAGTGTGCAGCGGCGCCTGATCATGGAGAAGGAATACCAAGGGGTGTTCCGCCCGTTCTTCCGGAGTTTCCGGGAGAACTTCAAGCGCAGCTTTCTCTTGTCTGTCTTATGGGCCGGACTCGCCATTTTTCTCTACTGGGATTTCCAACTGTTGAGTCTGCATCCTTCCTTTTTGAGCACGCTGCTTTATGTCCCGTTCGGCCTGCTGCTGTGCGTCTTTCTGGCGACGACGATCTACTTGTTTCCGGTCATCGTCCATATCGACTCGGGAATGAAACACACCATCCGAAATGCGCTCATGCTGATGGTTTCGAATTTCGGGCCGACGATGCTCCTAATTGGTCTGACCGTTGTCGCCGGCTTTATTGTCTATCAGGTGCCGGCAACGATCTTCGTCCTCGTCAGTCCCTACACTTATCTTGTATATAAATTGGCACACCATATGTTTGCAGACATCGAAGTGGTGGAGGCGTGA
- a CDS encoding glycoside hydrolase family 32 protein, giving the protein MTVLKETPKDFAREKYRPQYHFSPKENWMNDPNGMVYFHGEYHLFYQYHPFGTTWGPMHWGHAVSKDMVEWEHLPVALEPDEHGMIFSGSCVVDWEDTSGLFDGNAGLVAIFTHAKEVADGNHIQKQSLAYSKDDGRTWVKYAGNPVLEDASLKDFRDPKVFWHAPDRRWVMVLAAGDWVNIYTSPNLIEWSYASSFGKEEGAHLGVWECPDLFPLQVDTSNEKKWVMIVSIGDDPQYEEGSRTQYFIGEFDGEHFVADEPEAVRWLDYGRDNYAGVTWSDIPEEDGRRILLGWMSNWRYANQLPTESFRSAMTLPRELTLRTTQSGIRLFQSPVKELGTLEETISEKVDVSVAGNYRLADDLKTGTLKVELTVDPTDSRHFQLVLPTTNGEKTVIGYESDTSRVYIDRSLSGEDRFHEDFSGCHAAYVPPTGRPMTWQVYVDHSSVELFVNDGEVVLTDLIFSEGVVQGVELTAEEGHAAVSKLKVARIRSAM; this is encoded by the coding sequence ATGACTGTATTAAAAGAGACGCCGAAAGATTTCGCACGGGAGAAGTACCGACCGCAGTACCATTTCTCACCGAAAGAGAACTGGATGAACGACCCGAATGGCATGGTGTACTTCCACGGAGAATACCACTTGTTCTATCAATATCATCCGTTCGGTACGACCTGGGGACCGATGCACTGGGGCCATGCCGTCAGTAAGGATATGGTGGAGTGGGAGCATTTGCCGGTGGCACTCGAACCGGATGAGCACGGCATGATCTTCTCTGGAAGCTGTGTCGTCGATTGGGAAGACACATCTGGATTGTTTGATGGAAACGCAGGGCTGGTCGCCATTTTCACCCATGCGAAGGAAGTTGCGGACGGGAATCATATCCAGAAGCAAAGTCTTGCCTACAGTAAGGATGACGGGCGCACGTGGGTGAAGTATGCAGGGAATCCGGTGCTGGAAGATGCATCCCTTAAAGACTTCCGGGACCCGAAAGTATTTTGGCATGCCCCGGATCGTCGCTGGGTGATGGTCCTTGCCGCCGGAGATTGGGTCAATATTTACACGTCTCCGAACTTGATCGAGTGGTCATATGCGTCGAGCTTCGGGAAAGAGGAAGGAGCGCATCTCGGGGTATGGGAGTGCCCGGATCTTTTTCCTTTACAAGTGGACACTTCTAATGAGAAAAAATGGGTGATGATCGTCAGCATCGGGGACGATCCGCAGTATGAGGAAGGATCACGGACGCAGTATTTCATCGGAGAGTTCGATGGGGAGCACTTCGTTGCCGATGAACCGGAGGCGGTGCGATGGCTGGATTACGGCCGCGATAATTATGCCGGAGTGACCTGGTCGGACATTCCGGAAGAAGACGGCCGCCGGATTCTGCTCGGCTGGATGAGTAATTGGAGATATGCCAATCAGCTGCCGACTGAATCATTCCGCAGTGCCATGACGCTTCCAAGAGAGCTGACGCTTCGGACGACGCAATCAGGCATCCGCTTGTTCCAATCTCCAGTCAAGGAGCTCGGTACTTTGGAAGAAACGATTTCAGAAAAAGTGGATGTGTCTGTCGCCGGGAACTACCGTCTGGCGGACGATTTAAAGACGGGGACGCTCAAAGTCGAGCTCACAGTCGATCCGACAGACAGCCGGCATTTCCAGCTTGTCCTTCCGACGACGAACGGGGAGAAAACCGTGATTGGATACGAATCGGATACAAGCCGGGTGTATATCGACCGCTCCTTATCCGGAGAGGATCGCTTTCATGAAGACTTCAGCGGCTGCCATGCAGCTTACGTTCCTCCGACGGGACGGCCGATGACGTGGCAGGTCTATGTCGATCATTCTTCCGTCGAGTTATTCGTAAACGATGGGGAAGTGGTGCTGACAGATTTGATTTTCTCGGAAGGTGTCGTGCAAGGTGTGGAATTGACTGCTGAGGAAGGTCATGCTGCTGTTTCGAAACTGAAGGTCGCCAGGATACGTTCGGCCATGTAG